From a single Streptomyces rubradiris genomic region:
- a CDS encoding glycoside hydrolase 5 family protein produces the protein MPPAVRFGVNYTPSQGWFHHWLDFDLDSVRADLDAIAALGLDHIRVFPLWPYFQPNRTLIRPRAVEQLVALTDAAAERGLDTAVDGLQGHLSSFDFLPAWTRTWHRRNLFTDPDVTAGQAAYLRTLAAALADRPHFLGMTVGNEVNQFAAGPHPDPDPVTADEAGRWLTRMLDACAEGAPGRLHLHASYDAAWYQDDQPFTPAHSARLGAVTAVHSWVFNGTAQRHGRTSVPAEHHAAYLVELAKAWADDPHRPVWLQEVGAPAPLVPAEHAAAFAEATIGNVLDCPDLWGITWWCSHDVSRTLADFPELEYSLGLFTGERRPKDIARVLADAARAGHRAPAARRTALVVPAAPDRRSRCAPGGDVFDAYFRLVADGTRPTTVLDTRADDRDHLAARGITDVVTPGQVLPALRGGTRS, from the coding sequence ATGCCTCCCGCCGTACGCTTCGGCGTCAACTACACGCCCAGTCAAGGCTGGTTCCACCACTGGCTGGACTTCGACCTCGACTCCGTGCGCGCCGATCTCGACGCCATCGCCGCGCTCGGCCTGGACCACATCCGCGTCTTCCCGCTGTGGCCGTACTTCCAGCCCAACCGCACCCTGATCCGCCCCCGCGCCGTCGAGCAGCTCGTGGCCCTCACCGACGCCGCCGCCGAACGCGGCCTCGACACCGCCGTGGACGGACTGCAGGGCCACCTGTCCAGCTTCGACTTCCTGCCCGCCTGGACCCGTACCTGGCACCGCCGCAACCTCTTCACCGACCCGGACGTCACCGCCGGGCAGGCCGCCTATCTGCGTACCCTCGCCGCCGCCCTCGCCGACCGGCCGCACTTCCTCGGCATGACCGTCGGCAACGAGGTCAACCAGTTCGCCGCCGGCCCCCACCCCGACCCCGACCCGGTGACCGCCGACGAGGCCGGACGCTGGCTCACCCGGATGCTGGACGCCTGCGCCGAGGGCGCCCCCGGCCGTCTCCATCTGCACGCCTCCTACGACGCCGCCTGGTACCAGGACGACCAGCCCTTCACCCCCGCCCACTCCGCCCGGCTCGGCGCCGTCACCGCCGTGCACTCCTGGGTGTTCAACGGAACCGCCCAACGCCACGGCCGTACCTCCGTGCCCGCCGAGCACCACGCCGCCTACCTGGTCGAACTCGCCAAGGCATGGGCGGACGACCCGCACCGGCCGGTCTGGCTCCAGGAGGTCGGCGCCCCCGCGCCGCTGGTGCCCGCCGAGCACGCCGCCGCCTTCGCCGAAGCCACGATCGGCAACGTGCTGGACTGCCCCGACCTGTGGGGCATCACCTGGTGGTGCTCCCACGACGTGTCGCGCACGCTCGCCGACTTCCCCGAACTCGAGTACTCCCTGGGTCTGTTCACCGGTGAACGACGGCCCAAGGACATCGCCCGCGTGCTGGCCGACGCCGCCCGCGCCGGCCACCGCGCCCCGGCCGCGCGCCGTACGGCCCTCGTCGTCCCCGCCGCGCCGGACCGCCGCTCCCGCTGCGCGCCCGGCGGCGACGTCTTCGACGCCTACTTCCGGCTCGTCGCCGACGGCACCCGCCCGACCACCGTGCTCGACACCCGAGCCGACGACCGGGACCACCTCGCCGCGCGCGGCATCACCGACGTCGTCACGCCCGGCCAGGTACTCCCCGCCCTCCGAGGAGGCACCCGCTCGTGA